GTTTCTGTAGTAGAATCATTGAAAAAAGCTGAAGGGCAGCAAGAATTACTCCAGGAGCGTTCAAAACACGCGCAAAAAAGCGCCCAGGAGTATCAAGAAAATTTAGCTGAAATCAATGAAAAACTTACTTCTTTAGAGAATGAAAAAGCAAATTTAGTCGGAAAATTGTCAGAGAAAAATGGCGCTGTTCAGTCAATTGAAAAAGAGATCGAACAAGCTCAAGCTGAGCTGCAAAAATATCAAAAATCTACTAAAGAGTTAATTGAAGAGCTGCGCGCAAAATATGTGGATCAAATGCAAAGCCAAGCCAATATAGGTAATGAGCTGAAGTATCTTGAACGACAATATACACAAGAGATGAGTAAAAACCAATCCTCTTTAGAAAAACAAGAAAACACTAATAAGGATTATAAGCAAAAACAAGAAGAACTTGATGAAGTAACATCACAATTAGAGCAGTTACAAGAAAGTTTATCCGAACAAAGAAAACAATTTCAGCAGTTGCAAGAAAAGCAACAATCTTATCAAAAGCAATATGAAGATACACAAAAGAAAATGTATCAATTAATGGATGACACGCGTCAAATTAAGGCAAGGATAAAAAGCCTCCAAGATATCCAAGAGAATTATTCTGGCTTTTATCAAGGGGTTCGTATTGTACTGCAACAACGTGAAGAACTTTCAGATATTGCAGGTGCTGTTGCAGAGTTGATGGAAGTTCCTTCAGATTATACATTGGCTATCGAAACTGCTCTAGGTGCACAGGCCCAACATATTGTCGTAGAAAATGAAGAAGCTGCTCGAGCTGGAATAAACTTTCTAAAACAACGTCGAGCTGGTCGAGCTACTTTTTTACCTATGACGACAATTAAGCCTCGGCAACTACCTAATGCAGTTTTGAGCCAGGCACAAAACGTTTCAGGTTTTGTTGGCGTAGCTAGCCAGTTAGTTCATTTTTCAGCAGAGTATACTTCGATAATGCAGAATTTATTGGGGACGGTCCTAATTGCCCAAGACTTATCAAGTGCCAACGAAATTGCACGAACTATTCAATTTCGTTATCGGGTCGTATCTCTAAGCGGAGATGTAATGAATGCTGGTGGTTCTATGACCGGTGGCGCAACTAAGCGAGGCAATCAAGGAAGTTTGTTTAGCCAAGCAAATGAACTACAAACGTTAAAAGAACAGGCTCAACGTAGCGATGAGCGATTGAAAACCGTGGAAAGTCAAGTAGCGCAATTTCAACAACAAGCCAATGCTAGTCAACAAGAAATGGAAAATCTACGAACAAAAGGTGAATCTGCTCGTCTAGAAGAACAAGAGTTACAAACACGTAAAAATCACATTTTGGAAGAAATGGAACGTTTACGTAAGGAACAAAAAGTTTACGAGTTTGAAAATAAAGAAGTACAAGACTTTATTGCAGATTACCAAGAGCAAAAAGAAACATTAACAAAACAGCAACAAGATGTAGCAGAACAATTGCAAAAACTGCAAACAGAAATGCAAGAATTAAATGATCAAGACGACTTGATAGAAAAAAGACGAACAAGTCTTAGCCAAGAGTTGTCTGAAAAAAAAGCTCAACTTGCTGTAAATAAAGAACAAACCAATACATTAAAACAACAGATTCAAACGAATGAACAAGACTATGCAGAGCAACAGAAACGAAAAGAAACATTGGAAAATCAACTGGAAGCTTTGACAACAGACGTTTCAGGACATGAAGAAACGGAAGAATCTTTGCAAAAACAAATTGCAACATTAACTCAGAAAAAAGACGAACTGCAGCAGCAATTGTATGAAAAGCGTCAAGAACGCGATCTCTTGTATCAAGATATCAGTGAAGAAGATGAAAATTTAAGTCAGTTAAATCAACAGCAAAAAGAAAAATTAGCTGAAAAAACAAAAGCGGAAGTAGCTAAGAATTATCAAGAAAATCTGCTAGACCAACGATTGGCTTATTTACAAGAAGAGTATCACATAACTTTTGAAAAGGCTGAGCAAGATTATGAGCCTGTTACAAAAGAGGAAGACACGAAAGAAAAAATTCAGCATTTACGTCAAAAAATTAACCAATTAGGCCCGGTCAACTTGAATGCTATTGAGCAATATGAGGAAGTTTCTCAGCGTTATGAATTTTTGAATCAGCAAAGAGAGGATCTATTAACTGCTAAAAATCAATTATTTACAACAATGGACGAAATGGATGAAGAGGTAAAAACTCGTTTTAAAGACATCTTTGAAAAAATTCGTGAACAGTTTAAAGTTGTATTTCCCAATATGTTTGGTGGAGGACGAGCAGAATTATTTTTAACAGATCCCAATGATTTATTGAATACTGGGATTGAAATTGAAGCTCAGCCACCAGGGAAAAAACTGCAGAACTTAAGTTTACTTTCTGGAGGAGAGCGTGCTCTGACGGCTATTGCTTTACTTTTCTCCATTATTCAAGTACGACCTGTTCCTTTTTGTATATTGGATGAGGTTGAGGCAGCTTTAGACGAAGCTAATATTTTACGCTTTGCGAATTATTTACAAACCTTTAATAATGATACACAATTTATTGTGGTTACCCATCGTAAAGGAACTATGGAAGCTTGTAATGTGTTGTATGGAATTACGATGGAAGAATCAGGTGTTTCTAAAATTGTGTCAGTACGCTTAGAAGATGTAGCAGAAAATGGGCAAATTGCAGTTGAAGGGAAAGATCAAGTATGATTAAATTAATTGCTATTGATTTGGATGGAACCTTATTAGACGATGAAAAAAAGATTTCTTTAAGGAATAAAAAAGCTTTACAAGCAGCTAGAGCACAAGGGACGAAAGTTGTTATTTGTACTGGACGACCTTTAGCAGGAATTCGCCCGTATTTAGAAGAGTTAGAAATGCAAAGTGCTGGCGATTATAGTATTACCTTTAACGGAGGCCTTGTACAAAAAAATGATACCGGTGAAATTGTTGAAAAGGCTGCATTAAAACAAGAAGATGTGTTGGATTTAGTTGATTTAGCGCAAAATTTAAATTTGCCTTTGGATGTGTTGTCCGATGAAGTGGTGTTGTCATTGCCGACGTCTGCGCAACATTTGTCACTTTATCCACAATTAAATCCACTTTTAACATTTCAAGCAGCTACAGTAGAGGAAATGACACCTGAACGCTTGTATAATAAAGCAGTAGTTGGTTACCATCAAGATTATTTAGACCAACAAATTGCTAAAATCCCTGCCAGCTATAAAGAACGTTATGAAGTGATCAAATCTCGTGGAAATTTATTGGAATTTATGCCTAAAGGGATTACTAAAGCTTTTGGTATTGCTGCTTTGGCTCAAGATTTAGCTTTTTCACAAGAAGAAGTTATGGGCATCGGCGACGAAGAAAACGACTTGCCAATGATCGAATACGCGGGTTTCGGCGTAGCTATGGATAACGCTGTTGCCCTTGTTAAACAAAAGGCTAATATCATTACTGGAACAAACGAAGAAGATGGTGTTGCCCAAGTTGTTGAAAATTATGTTCTGCCTTGATATAGAACATGCATAATTCACACAAAGGAGTGAAGTATAAATGGGACTTTTTGACAAGATTAAACATGCCTTTGTAAAAGATAAAGAAGAAGAGCAACAAACAGAAGATACAACTCAAGAGGAAGTTAATAAAGAAGCTACTACAGAAGCAGAAGAAACAAAGGAAGAAAATTCTTCTGCCACAACAGAAGCGGACACCTCAGATGAAGAACAATTAGAGGAAGTCGAAGAAGAACCAGAAACTTTTGAACCAGAAGATACACAAAAGAAATATGAAAAAGGGTTAACGAAGACGCGTAAAACGTTTAAAGATCGTATGAACGAATTGTTTGCCAATTTCCGCTCAGTAGATGAAGACTTTTTTGAAGAAGTAGAGGATACGTTAATTGGTGCTGACGTTGGTTTTGACACTTCCATGCGCATTGCGGACGAATTGCGGGAAGAAGTAAAAATAAAAAATGCGAAAAAGCCTGCAGCTGTGCAAAATACTATTATTGAAAAATTAGTCGATCTGTACGAAGAAGAAGGGGAAAAAGAAGTCAATGAACTTAACGAGCAACAAAACGATCTTTCTGTATTCTTATTTGTAGGAGTAAACGGAACTGGAAAAACAACAAGTATAGGTAAACTTGCACGTCAATATCAACAAGAAGGAAAAAAAGTTGTGCTAGCAGCAGCAGATACTTTCCGAGCTGGAGCTATTGATCAATTAGTTGAATGGGGCAAAAGAGCTGAAGTAGAAGTTGTTCGTGGTAATACTGGTAGTGATCCTGCTTCTGTTGTCTTTGATGCGATGACTAAAGCAAAAGAAGAACAAGCAGATGTTTTATTAATTGATACAGCGGGTCGTTTGCAAAATAAAGTAAACTTAATGAATGAATTGGATAAGATTAAACGTGTCATAAAACGTGAAGATCCTAATGCTCCTCATGAAGTGTTGCTAGTTGTTGACGCTACAACAGGACAAAATGCTATGAATCAAGCCAAACAATTTAAAGAAACAACAGATGTTACAGGACTAGTATTGACTAAATTAGATGGTACGGCCAAAGGTGGTATTGTGTTAGCTATTCGTAATGAGTTACACTTACCAGTAAAATTAGTAGGACTAGGCGAAGGAATTGATGACTTAGAAATTTTTGATCCTAATGATTTTGTCGTAGGACTTTTCAAAGGCCTTTTACAAGAAGAATAAAAAAGAAGCCAAACAATTTTACTTAAAAAATTGTTTGGGCTTTTTTATTTTGCATTTTTTACTTTTAAATTTGAAATAGGGGAATTTTTGGGAACAAAATCAAAGCTTCCTTTTTCATTGTTTGCTATAATGGCTGTAGAATTTTTTAAAGAAAGGATTATTTTATGAATATCCAACCAATTTTAACCAACGAACAATTATATCCTTACTTATTAAAAGCTCGTTATGGTGTTGAAAAAGAGAGTCAACGAGTGACGATGGAAGGTGACTTAGTAACGACAGATTATCCGGAAAAACTAGGAAATCGGAGCTTCCATCCTTATATCCAAACGGATTTCGCTGAAACTCAGATGGAATTGGTTACGCCAGTTACAGACAGTGTTTCTGAGCTTTTTCGTTGGTTAGCAGCTATCCATGATACCGTTTATCGTTCCATGGATACTAATGAAATGCTTTGGCCATTAAGCATGCCTCCTGCCTTACCTAAGACAGAAGAAAATATTGTAATTGCTAAACTTGATAACTTTGAAGATGTATTATATCGTCGCTATTTGGCAAAAACTTATGGGCGACGGAAACAAATGGTCAGTGGTATTCATTTTAACTTTGAATTTGATGATGAAATGGTACAAAAGATGTTTGAAATACAAGAAGAATATGATGACTACGATCAATTTAAAACAGAAGTTTATTTGAAAGTAGCTCGGAATTATCTACATTACCGTTGGCTAACGACTTATTTTTTTGGCGGCTCGCCTTTAAGCGGTCCGCACTATTTTAATGGGCATGAAAGGCCTACAGAGCCGGTTCGTAGTATCCGTAATAGTGAATATGGCTATAAAAATCACGAAGATGTCAAAGTAAGTTATCGCTCAGTAAAAGACTATGTGAATGATATTCAACAAATGGTAGAAGAAGGGAAACTTTCTGAAGAGAAAGAATTTTATGCGGCTGTGCGCTTAAGAGGCGGTCATAGTGTTGCTGATTTAGCAGATAAACCGGTACGCTACATCGAGTTGCGCAATATTGATCTTGATCCTTACCAACCTTATGGCATTGGAGAAGAAGAAGTTGAATTTCTTCATCTTTTCATGTTGTTTTTACTATGGACAGATGAACAAGCTGATCCAGATGATTGGGTCGAACAAGGTGAACAAATGAACAATTTGGTAGCTTTAGAATCGCCATTGGCACAAACGGCTTGTTATGATGAAGCGCAAAGATTAATTGTTGAAATCAGGAGTTTTATTAAGCAAACAGAATTGCCAGTTTCAACCGAAATTTTGGATCGTATGGAAGAAATGCTAGATGATCCAAAACAAACGTTAGCTGGAAGAGTTTATTTAGATGCTCAAAAAAGAACGCAAAAAGAAATAGGGAAACAAGAAGGGCTATCTTATTATAAAAAAGCCTGGCAAGCGCCTTATCAATTGGCTGGTTTTACAAATATGGAACTTTCTACTCAGATTTTTATGTTTGATGCTATTCAAAAAGGTTTTGACCTGGAAGTGTTAGATGAACAAGACCAATTTTTGAAATTGAATGCTCAAGAACATACAGAATATGTAAAAAATGGCAATATGACAAGCAAAGATACTTATATCGCTCCTTTAATTATGGAAAACAAGACAGTTACTAAAAAACTTTTACATCGAGCTGGTTTCCGGGTCCCTCAAGGTAAAGAGTTTACTAGTAAAGAAGCAGCAGATGTAAGTTATGAAGAATTTCGTAACAAAAGTATTGTCGTAAAACCGAAGTCTACTAATTTTGGGTTAGGTATTACAGTTTTTGTAGATGGCCCAAACAAAAATGACTATGAACAAGCTATAAATACAGCTTTTAAAGAAGATGATTCGGTTTTAATCGAAGATTTTATAGCAGGAACAGAATATCGTTTTTTTGTGATTGGTGATCAAGTAAAAGCTATTTTATTGCGAGTCCCCGCTAATGTTACCGGTGATGGGAAACAAACGGTTAAGGAATTAGTTGCTCAAAAAAATAATGATCCTTTACGAGGAGAGAACCATCGGACACCATTAGAGAAGATACAGTTAGGAGAGAGTGAAGAATTAGTTTTACATCAACAAGGTTATACATTCGATTCTGTGCCAAATCAAGATGAAACAATTTATTTACGCGATAACTCTAATGTATCTACTGGTGGGGACTCCATTGATATGACAGAGGTATTTTCTGAGGATTATAAGCAATTGGCTGTTCAAGCAGCCCAAGTTTTAGGAGCAACAATTTGTGGTGTAGACATAATTGTTCCTGATATTGAAGCACCTGCTTCTGCAGCAGATGCATATGGTATTATAGAGGCGAATTTTAACCCTATGATGCATATGCATTGTTACCCTTACAAAGGTAAAGGCCGTCGGCTAACTATGGATATCTTAAAACTCTTATATCCAGATTTTATAAAATAACTTTGGAAAAATTTTATAGTAGAGAAAAAAAGACTTACTGGTTTATCGTACAAAGCGATACCAGCAAGTCTTATATTCATTTTTTGCTTTAGTATTTTGTTAATCGTTGTGAAAAAGGCTATGCCAAAAACTTTTTTTCTCATTGCCGTTTTGTGAAGAATGCGAGCTATCATTTGTAAATTTTTCTGCGATATCGATTGTATCTTCGTTTACAGCTTTATCAGAAACTACAAGGAGACCACTTTCTTCATCTTCTTGCAAATCAGTGTCAACAACAGTAAATTTAAGCTTTGCCTTCATAATACTTTGAATGTAGCTAGTTTGTAGGGTTTGGCTGACATTTCCGTTAATTAAAACACTGGCATCAGGGTAATCTGTTAAGTGCGTTTCTAAGGTTTTTTTTAACTTTTCTTGTCTCATTTGTTGAATTGACATTCGGATATAGACACGTTCACGAAAAGTTCCTAAAAATTTTCTTTGTTCATCAGGATTTACAGAGGGGGTGCCGTACATTCCTTTGTCTAGATGCTTTTGTACTTCGTCTGTCATAGTGATCCTCCCCAATAAATTAATTATCTTCATTATAACATAGGACGTTTTTATTTTTAAAATACTTCACAAATTCGAACCAATGAAAGCAAAGTAGGCTTCTCCCTGTTTGAAAAAAGAGAGTAGGGGTTAAATAAAAAATCTATTGGAGGCAATCTTGTGATGTGCTCCTAATCGGTAAATAATTGGAGACAACTTCTTCGATGTGCCTCCAATAATTATGGAGAGTGGTGGGAAGTATTGAAATAACTCTTTTTATTGGTAAAAAACCTGCTGTTGTTACTTGTATACTGTAAGAAGCTTACTTCGATAAATTTTACGCATAGACAAATTCTTGAAATTGCGTATAATAAAGGATAATTTAAGTAAACAGGTGAGGTTAATGAAACAAGATAATGATAAAAATTACATTTTAGCAACAAATAACCATTTAGAAACTAAACGTCTATTATTGCGGCCAGTATCTCTTTTGGATGCAGAGGATATGTTTGAATATAGCAGCGATAGTCAAACAACTAAATTTGTTTTTGAACCTCATCAAACGTTAACAGATACAAGATATGCTATTGCAGAGTATTTTATGGCAGACCCATTAGGAAAATATGCTATTGAGTTAAAAGAGCAGCATAAAATGATTGGTACAATTGATCTTAGAGCAGAAATAAAAATTGGCGTGGCAGAATTGGGTTATATTATTAATAAAAATTACTGGGGCTTTGGGTATATACCAGAAGCATGTGATCGGTTGCTTACGCTTGGTTTTGTTGATTTAAATTTAGTACGTGTTAAAGCATTACATGATCAAAGAAATCAAAATTCAGGACGAGTAATGGAGAAAATCGGGATGACGGTGGATAGTATAGTACCTGAGGCTAGAAGAAATCTTGGGCAACTAAAAGGAGAACTGTTTACAGAAGTTACTCGAAGTATATCAAAAAAACAGTGGCAGACTGCGAAATATTAGAAGAAGGGACAGAATTTGGGGAAACTAGCAATTATATCAGATTTACATGCAGATATTAATCAATTAAATGAAGAACTGTATGTTATGCGTGATTATTTAGAAAAACAACACGTTACGCATCTTCATTTTGCAGGGGATGTGGCAAATAAAGTAGGCAAGGCGTTAGAAATCGTCCATTTTTTCGATCAAAAAATACCTACTACTTTTCACTGGGGAAACCATGAAATGGCAGATATTCAAGAGCAACAAAACTTTGAAGATTTTAATGATCCTCATTTTTTAAATTTTAAAACAAAAGAACTATCAGAATCCACTGTGCTTTTGGGCGTAAATGGTTGGTACGATTATAGTTTTGTACCTTTTGCAGATGAGAAAGAGTATCGCAGGAAGAAACAAGTTTATTGGTATGATCGTTTTATTGAGCGTAAAGGCTCGGATCCAGAAATTACGGATGCAATTTGTGACCGTCTGAAAGAAACACTAAAAAGTATTCCGCCTACAAAAAACATCATTTTAAGTACTCATTTTGTACCTAAAGAAGCTTTTATTATTAAACATGGGGAAAAATACGCACGATGGAATCAATTGAATGCTTTTTTGGGTTCAAAAGAATTTGGTGCTGTATTGGATGAATTTCCTAATATTAAAGAAGTTGTTTTTGGACATACGCATCATCGCTTTTTTGAACAGAAATTACATCGTACTAGGTATCATTGTCGGCCGTTTGGCTATTATTATGAATGGTTTTTAACTCGTTCTTTTATATTATCCAATCATTTAGCTGATACTTTTAATCCGCTTAAAGCTCGAACTTTGGTAAAACATTATTCTCAAGCGTTTAATGAATATAAAAATAATTATCTTCTTAATGAGCTTCAAGAGGGGATGGTTTTACTTGATTATTAAATTTAATAGGAGGATTTATGTTTACGCAAGAAAGTTTTAAAGTCTTTGAGATTACTGGTTTAGACGAACGAATGTCGGCGATACGAGAAGAAATTCAGCCAGTTTTTAAGACAATAGACGAAAAAATAAAAAAAGATTTAGAAGAAAAATTGAGGGAGACGCTTTATATCCATATTGCCCAGCACCGCAGGCGTAGCGTTTATCCTCCAGAAAATACCTGGTCAGCTATTAGTAGCAAAAAAAGTGGTTATAAAATGGAGCCGCATTTCCAATTAGGAATTTGGCCTGAATATGTTTTTATGTATTTATCTATTATTGACAATCTTCCTAAAAAAGAACAAATGGCGCAGCAACTTTTACATCATAACCTCTTATTGACACAATTACCTGAAGATACTGTAATCAATACCGATCATACGAAAGACCACTATGAGCTGGTTGTGGAAACAAATATTAAACACGCTTTAGAACGTTTAAAGAATGTCAAAAAAGGCGAGTTTCAAATTGGACGAGTAATAAAAAAAGAAAGTGAATTATGGAATGAACCTGAAAAGGCAATGGAATATATGTTAGCAACTTATCGTTCGCTAATTCCATATTACGAACTTCTACAATTTTGAAGCTGAGCTAAAAGGAAAAATACCCGAGCTATATTCGATAAGAAATCTATATAGCTCGGGTATTTTTATCCATTACTAAGAAACCTTTGTGGTAGACGCCGAATCAAGACGACGCTAAGCCAACCTGAAGCAATTGCTTTTATAATTTCTGGGAACAAAAAACCAAAAAAGCCTGTAGAGATTGCAGGGGTCCAATTCATATCAGCTGCGAATTTTAGCCAAATTGTCCCAAAGAAAAGAGCTACAATAAATCCTAACAAGTTGGCAACGATAGTGCTAAAGTAAGCATACCCCGTATATTTTATAATTGTTCCAATAATTAAAGAAGCGAAAATAAAACCAACTAAAAAGCCGCCTGTAGGACCTAAAAGATAGCCTACACCACTGCCTCCTCCGGCAAAAACGGGTAAACCGATCGCCCCAAGTAAAAAGTAAATAAGAACAGACCAAATTCCTACTTTTCTACCTAGTAAAGTAACCGTCAAACCAACAATAAATGTTTGTAAGCTCAAGGGAACAATACCAAGTGGAATAATGATTTGGGAAAAAATAGCGATAATACCAGCAAAAGTAGCTGCCAACAGTTGCTCATGTAAAGTTAATTTCATTGTGTAACCCTTTCTAGTAAACCTAAATTTCAAAACTAGTTAACGAAATAAAATATAGCACTTCCTTTAATAATTGTAAATAATAATTGTCCGTTGATTATCATTAAGAGGTTATTTTAAAAGGATAAGAGGTAAAACACAGAGGATAAAAAAATAGCCCAGGATCTCCATAGAGATCTTGGGCTTAAAGTAAAATCTTACATCAATTGGTTGTAGTATTCAACAACTAATGCTTCATCAATATCAGGAGTCAATTCTTCACGTTCTGGTAAGCGTGTTAATGATCCTTCTAATTTTTCATCGTCAAAGCTGACAAATGCAGGGGTTCCTACAATAGATTCAACAGCTTCTGTAATGGCAGACATTTCTTTTGATTTTTCACGGATACTAATGACTTGTCCTACTTCTACATGATAAGAAGGGATGTCTACACGTTGACCATCTACTGTAACATGGCCATGGTTGACAAATTGACGTGCTTGACGACGTGTAGTTGCCAAACCTAAACGGTAAACCACGTTGTCCAAACGTTGTTCAAGTAAGATCATGAAGTTAACACCATGTTTGCCTTCTTTAATTTTACTTGCTTTTATAAACAACGTACGGAATTGGCGTTCTGTTAAACCATACATACGACGTAGTTTTTGTTTTTCATTTAATTGCAAACCATATTCTGAGCGTGTACGACGGCTTGTTGGTCCGTGTTCACCTGGTGGGTAAGGTCGACGATTTAATTCTTTTCCGGTGCCAGATAGGGAAATACCTAAACGGCGGGAAACTTTCCAAGATGGTCCAGTATAACGAGACATTGAAAATTCCTCCAATAATATTTTTTGGAGTAAAATAATCCGATGAAATATTCATCATTCGTGTAGTTCGCTCTTCAATCTTCACCTTTGCAGCCGCGGCTACGCAATTGAACCATATAATAAGGCGACGAACTGGTGACGAATCATTATATCTCTGCTGCATTATTTTACACGCATAATATTATACTTTGCTCTTTTACTTTCTGTCAAGGGATTTTTCATAATAGCCCCTTTAGATTTCACTTTTATTTTGGATAAAAGAGATCAAAGTTAAAAAGGGGCTTTTACTGTATGTTATTTATTATAAAATCGCTTTACAAATTTATTCAAGCTCATTAGAATAAAAACGTTGGCCAACAAAAGTGTTGAGAAAAATAATAAAGGTGGAAAAGAAATGAATCCGATATCAGCGTTATTTGAAAAAATTGACGCTTCTATTTTAAAAAAAGTAGAATTAATTGAGAGTAGTTACGCACGTTACGCTGTCCGTGCTATCTTAGCATGTTTATTTTTAACTTTAGGGACAGCGATCGCATTTGGGACTGCTATGCAAGCAGAAGAAGTTGCGCCAGGTTCAGGTAAATTTTTATATGCATTTATGTTTAGCTGGTCTTTGGTTATGATTTTATTTATGAATGCAGAACTGGGAACTTCTAATATGCTTTATATGACTGTAGGAGTATATCGCAAAAAAATAGATGTTAAAATGGCTAGTAAGATCCTGTTTACTTGTATCTTGTTTAATTTAGTTGGGGGCATCTTTTTTGGTTATTTAATTTCATTAACTGGGACATTTCAAGATCTATCAGCTGATAATTACATGTTTACTTCACTAGCTGGTAAATTAGAAAAATCAACCTTACAAATTCTAGTAGAAGGTATTTTTGCTAATGTTGTTGTAAATACAGCAGTGTTAATTAGTTTACGTATGAAAGATGATGCTGGTAAAGTTTTAGCTATTATTTTTATCATTTTTATTTTTGCTTTTCTAGGTTACGAACACGTTATTGCTAATTTCCCGGCATTTTCTTTAGGATATTTTGCTTCTCAAGGAAGTATAGCTACAATGACAGCTTCAAATCTTATACATAATCTGGTATTTGCGCTAGTGGGTAATTATATCGGAGGCGGTCTGGTTATCGGCCTTATGTATGCTTGGTTAAATAATACAAGTTCAGATTATGTAGATTAAGACTAAAATACAAGTGAAAAAATATTCTGAATATTATTGACAAATAAGTACAGCCTTGCTATTATTTTGGATAACATATAAAAACACAACGATAAAGAAAGTAGAATTTGTTTAATTTTCTAAAAGAGAGCTTCGGTAGCTGAAAAGAAGCGAAAAAATAGGAATTCGAAAATGGCTTTAGAGTGGGTATTCTGAAAGTATTAGGAATACACGGTATTCTCCGTTAACAAGAAACCAATATGAATTGTATTGGAGACAAAGGTAAAAATAGTAATATTTTTACAAATCAAGGTGGTACCATGTATGTCGATTACATCCTTAGGAGACAATTGTCTTCTAGGGATTTTTTTATCTAAAAAGCATAGTGGTAAAGAGTCAAGATAAAAAATGAATTTATTGTTACTCTACCACTAAAAAATAGGCGCACTGAACTAGGCCTATGCAAATCAAGCGTTTTCATAGGCTGTTTCCCTAGCAATGCGCAAATAACTTTTTCGTTATTTTTCTATCACGCTCCTAGGTGGCGTATAGAGTTGGTGGTTCCGTAGTAGCGTATCCACCAAGCGCACAAATTTTCTTGCAGTTAAAACGAGGGCTCTTTTGTGTTGATGTTTCGGTGTTTCTTGATACTTTTTACGATAAAAGGCTTGATATTCGGGCAAATGCCGACTGACAGAATTGGCAGCTTCAATTAAGTAGTAACGGAAATAGCGATTGCCTTTTTTCGTTAAGGGGGTGTTTTCAGCTTCATGACGTCCTGACTGATGCTTGGGCCAAGTGAGCCCGGCATACTTAGCTAAACTGGTTTGATCAGGAAAACGTTCGATTTGACCAATTTCAGCTAACAAGCCAGCGGCGTAAACAGGGCCTACACCAGGAATACTGGTTAAACATTGGTATTCGGGCACCGTTTGGACGAGATCTTCAATCCCTTGGTCACAGTCTTTAACGGCTTTTTCCAAGGAACGAATTTCACGTACAAGGATACCTAAGATCATATCGATCGATTCGCTCACAACTTGATCGAGCCGGTAGGAACTACGGACGGCTCGTTGGATCGTTTTCGCTAACCCTTCGGGGTCTTTAAAGCGGCCGCGCCCTTTGGATTGGAGCCATTCGGCCAAGTCTTTCAAAGGCAGGTTCGCCAAATCGTCTAAGGACAAGTCTTGGGT
This region of Tetragenococcus osmophilus genomic DNA includes:
- the rpsD gene encoding 30S ribosomal protein S4, with the protein product MSRYTGPSWKVSRRLGISLSGTGKELNRRPYPPGEHGPTSRRTRSEYGLQLNEKQKLRRMYGLTERQFRTLFIKASKIKEGKHGVNFMILLEQRLDNVVYRLGLATTRRQARQFVNHGHVTVDGQRVDIPSYHVEVGQVISIREKSKEMSAITEAVESIVGTPAFVSFDDEKLEGSLTRLPEREELTPDIDEALVVEYYNQLM
- a CDS encoding formate/nitrite transporter family protein gives rise to the protein MNPISALFEKIDASILKKVELIESSYARYAVRAILACLFLTLGTAIAFGTAMQAEEVAPGSGKFLYAFMFSWSLVMILFMNAELGTSNMLYMTVGVYRKKIDVKMASKILFTCILFNLVGGIFFGYLISLTGTFQDLSADNYMFTSLAGKLEKSTLQILVEGIFANVVVNTAVLISLRMKDDAGKVLAIIFIIFIFAFLGYEHVIANFPAFSLGYFASQGSIATMTASNLIHNLVFALVGNYIGGGLVIGLMYAWLNNTSSDYVD
- a CDS encoding IS110 family transposase, translated to MKLFVGIDVSSEKLDTCYLTDEMVVLLNHTYGNDTQGAWELKEQILSFHETYSFDQIVIGMESTSMYSYHPAVNFHQDEQLQAIHAITTIENPHRIKQYMKMFDADKTDPIDAFMIADYLRIQRYTNSPIKGEKYMALQRLTRTRYQIVRQLVEVKQHFIENLSYKCNTLKKELREAEGSTTVFSAAIMDLFTQDLSLDDLANLPLKDLAEWLQSKGRGRFKDPEGLAKTIQRAVRSSYRLDQVVSESIDMILGILVREIRSLEKAVKDCDQGIEDLVQTVPEYQCLTSIPGVGPVYAAGLLAEIGQIERFPDQTSLAKYAGLTWPKHQSGRHEAENTPLTKKGNRYFRYYLIEAANSVSRHLPEYQAFYRKKYQETPKHQHKRALVLTARKFVRLVDTLLRNHQLYTPPRSVIEK